From one Aspergillus fumigatus Af293 chromosome 8, whole genome shotgun sequence genomic stretch:
- a CDS encoding haloalkane dehalogenase family protein encodes MNLGHPYNKITLFPHSRPCRTRSPQHITIPQPPAVQPPTEMTSAYSKVKELTTASIAQVLTVSGYLSAFLLSFTINRAFLASALLPLYLLSLAYRVLPTIFRNAPRLLLPNWWKTLVKDAEQYRQRVDALAQSQLEGTYRFKDDEILRTDRKGKGWMADMPWRDNVEEFSVCGATARYVHLKPSYRSIATDNKASHRPIVFLHGNPSWSYMWRNVFPALVERGHEVYALDWLGHGRSDKITRPEAITFELHMRTLQQFFESTGLDNTTIVAHDWGGCVALSTLSRLPTSACTSLFLLNSFFPLRISEISMHYALLHAIWFMTTGILGGRTPESAVMRFMSPSISQNDVTGYAAPYRNIPSNAKSSIYRFSHMAPATPRIVLRSLRYTWLWELVEGLAGPSNFDNLTAQARLSLRNEGVRSFWKSSDRAHQLEVAVVFGDKDPLLKDYKDILVRGVDSRVMVDWAPYGIWLDGAGHYPAEEKPKAVGDLIARLARYREPTVMQR; translated from the exons ATGAATTTAGGACATCCATACAATAAAATAACACTCTTTCCCCATAGTCGACCCTGCCGGACGAGGTCCCCGCAACATATCACAATTCCACAACCACCAGCGGTGCAACCTCCGACGGAGATGACTTCGGCATACAGCAAGGTCAAAGAGCTGACCACAGCATCGATTGCTCAGGTTCTGACGGTCTCGGGCTACCTCAGTGCCTTTCTACTATCTTTCACAATCAATCGCGCCTTCTTAGCCTCCGCACTCCTTCCCCTCTACCTTCTGAGCCTTGCATATAGGGTCTTGCCCACGATATTCCGGAACGCACCGCGGCTACTATTGCCAAACTGGTGGAAAACGCTTGTGAAAGATGCGGAGCAATACCGACAGCGAGTAGATGCCCTAGCTCAATCGCAGCTGGAGGGAACGTACAGATTCAAAGATGACGAGATTCTCCGGACCGATCGAAAGGGCAAGGGTTGGATGGCTGATATGCCATGGAGGGACAATGTGGAGGAGTTCAGCGTGTGCGGCGCGACGGCCCGATATGTCCATCTGAAACCGAGTTATCGCAGCATCGCAACGGATAATAAGGCCTCCCACCGACCGATCGTCTTTCTGCATGGGAATCCCAGCTGGAGCTATATGTGGAGAAAT GTATTCCCTGCACTTGTGGAACGAGGACACGAGGTATATGCGCTGGACTGGCTCGGACATGGTCGTAGCGACAAGATCACTCGTCCGGAAGCCATCACCTTTGAGCTACACATGCGTACCTTGCAGCAATTCTTCGAATCCACCGGTCTGGACAACACGACTATTGTGGCTCATGACTGGGGAGG CTGTGTCGCCTTGTCCACGCTGTCTCGACTGCCGACATCAGCCTGCACCAGCCTTTTCTTATTGAactccttctttcctctaCGCATCAGTGAGATAAGCATGCATTACGCTCTCCTCCACGCAATTTGGTTCATGACAACCGGGATCCTCGGCGGGCGTACCCCCGAATCAGCAGTCATGCGCTTCATGTCTCCAAGTATCTCGCAGAACGACGTCACTGGCTACGCCGCGCCTTACAGGAATATCCCCTCAAATGCCAAGTCCAGTATCTATCGCTTCTCGCATATGGCCCCGGCTACACCCCGCATTGTCCTGAGAAGTCTCCGATACACATGGTTGTGGGAACTAGTTGAGGGTTTAGCCGGACCATCCAACTTCGACAACCTCACTGCTCAGGCGCGACTTTCTCTTCGGAACGAGGGGGTCCGGAGTTTTTGGAAGTCTAGCGACAGAGCGCACCAGTTGGAAGTTGCAGTTGTATTTGGAGACAAGGACCCTTTGTTGAAAGATTACAAGGATATTCTGGTACGCGGTGTTGATTCGCGGGTCATGGTGGACTGGGCTCCTTACGGAATTTGGCTAGACGGTGCTGGCCATTATCCAGCCGAAGAGAAGCCGAAAGCCGTTGGGGACTTGATTGCTAGGCTTGCCAGATATCGCGAACCTACTGTGATGCAAAGGTAA
- a CDS encoding putative antigenic thaumatin domain protein, which translates to MSFSKFFSLAAAFALTASALPLAPRAPSGGVQIVNNMGENVYLWSVSDTSSDMQTIQPGSSYVETWRTNPNGGGVSIKISTAADLASVLQFEYTEAGETLFWDLSSINLSPDSPLIAAGFGVSIDDASCPTASCAPGDVNCAESYQFPDDHNTRACGTGAAFTLTLG; encoded by the coding sequence ATGTCTTTCTCCAAGTTCTTCAGCCTCGCTGCTGCCTTCGCCCTCACTGCTTCGGCCCTCCCTCTCGCTCCCCGCGCCCCCAGCGGCGGCGTCCAGATCGTCAACAACATGGGCGAGAATGTCTATCTCTGGTCCGTCTCCGACACCAGCAGCGACATGCAGACCATCCAACCCGGCTCCTCCTACGTCGAGACCTGGCGCACCAACCCCAACGGCGGTGGCGTCTCCATCAAGATCTCCACCGCCGCCGACCTCGCCTCCGTCCTCCAGTTTGAGTACACCGAGGCCGGCGAGACTCTCTTCTGGGatctctcctccatcaatcTCTCCCCCGATTCTCCCCTCATTGCCGCCGGCTTCGGCGTCTCCATCGATGACGCCAGCTGCCCCACGGCCTCCTGCGCCCCCGGCGATGTCAACTGCGCTGAGTCCTATCAGTTCCCCGATGACCACAATACTCGTGCCTGCGGCACCGGTGCCGCCTTCACCCTCACCCTGGGTTAA
- a CDS encoding glycosyltransferase family 8 protein — protein sequence MRLSNGAHRTIAATKVWATLVTNTNYLPGLFTLEYSLRKVGSKYALVVLYTDSFPAEGHAAVNARGLPKQRVPHLLPTLAKEYTNDPRFHDTWTKLTAFSLVEYERVVLLDSDMLVMQNMDELMDMALDAPELEGSGSRVFAASHACVCNPLKKPHYPKNWIPANCAFTSQHATPDKAQTNGAPSDRGLGLCNSGLLVINPSKGVYDRIIDQLNSPATMNYTFPDQDLLSDVFRGRWVGIPYIYNALKTLRRKGVHDTIWRDDKVKNVHYILSPKPWDEIDSAAEGQGIGRRRTASLDPTHEWWWRVTEERREDEKKSSVADAF from the exons ATGCGCCTCAGCAATGGTGCCCACCGCACCATTGCCGCAACCAAAG TATGGGCCACCCTGGTCACAAACACAAACTACCTCCCGGGCCTTTTTACCCTCGAGTACTCACTGCGAAAAGTTGGGTCGAAGTACGCGCTCGTCGTTCTCTACACGGACTCCTTCCCCGCTGAAGGACATGCTGCCGTCAACGCCCGTGGACTACCGAAGCAGCGCGTCCCGCATCTCCTCCCGACCCTCGCGAAAGAATATACCAATGACCCTCGATTTCATGATACGTGGACAAAGCTTACGGCTTTCTCGCTGGTGGAGTATGAACGCGTGGTGCTACTGGATAGTGACATGCTGGTCATGCAGAACATGGACGAGCTGATGGATATGGCGCTGGATGCGCCGGAGTTGGAGGGGAGTGGGAGCCGGGTGTTTGCGGCTAGTCATGCGTGTGTCTGCAATCCGCTAAAGAAGCCGCATTATCCGAAGAACTG GATCCCGGCCAACTGCGCGTTTACATCACAGCATGCCACTCCCGACAAGGCCCAGACAAACGGAGCACCATCGGACCGTGGACTTGGACTCTGCAACTCGggcctcctcgtcatcaatcCGTCGAAAGGAGTCTATGATAGGATCATTGACCAGCTCAACTCCCCCGCAACGATGAACTACACCTTCCCCGACCAAGACCTTCTCTCCGATGTCTTCCGCGGCCGCTGGGTCGGCATACCCTACATTTATAATGCGCTCAAGACATTACGGCGCAAGGGGGTCCACGACACAATCTGGCGGGATGATAAGGTCAAGAATGTTCACTATATTCTCAGCCCCAAGCCGTGGGATGAGATTGACAGCGCTGCGGAGGGCCAGGGAATTGGGAGACGGCGGACGGCGAGTCTGGACCCTACACATGAGTGGTGGTGGCGGGTCACGGAGGAAAGACGcgaggacgagaagaagagcagtgtGGCTGATGCGTTTTAG
- a CDS encoding putative acyl-CoA oxidase has translation MYLLSTKKSFAQPPPEYKSPLLAGRELWIAYPSTSTARRPDHNMLPSEPKAFDAGQPVHSGQALYKWVWQSPSPTLELAQSPCFRSPASFLTLEERTRFTYERAKKICLAVDDILTLSPKFWKLQTEPIAAVDGGALTLISIQYNLFIDTVAPFAASRPDLQWILQRALSFDISADSKDGLRAQFMLTEVGHGLDARNLKTTATLLPDGSFELHSPSWAAAKFMPPTTPRSGLPVVAVVIARLIVGGENYGVRPFLVPLGDGHEMALPPRAGAHPVDHALILFKRVVLPNSALLGSLEKPRNERDHFFATIHRVSAGTVFLSGASTPALQLAVYNAAQFSLRRRVTGHDGNPMAVIKFCTQHLPILHAIAQYRVLQAFLVEAATTFRNRKVDPRVRHAIATVSKAVALQHFQKSIKALNDECGWHGYCGHNQILQLELEFRAVGTAEGDIRVLAIRLASELLIGRYQLPSPRDPNSAVARHEAALLTEAKYRLIEFGGVHRSEDFNRNILPLSLPMIQAIGHRMALEAAKDANIDSNLCALYESGVILEDSAWYTEQGGISRRVQREMEAQAADTLLPDLERLVYETGAGPYSSAPMTSERLWNTFVSELETYSGEAFLNIGASPVQANL, from the exons ATGTATCTATTATCGACGAAGAAGTCATTCGCGCAACCACCGCCCGAATATAAAAGTCCGCTGCTTGCTGGGAGGGAGCTATGGATTGCATATCCATCAACCTCGACAGCTCGTAGACCAGATCACAATATGCTGCCTTCAGAACCAAAAGCATTCGATGCGGGCCAACCGGTCCATTCGGGCCAAGCCCTCTACAAATGGGTGTGGCAGTCTCCCTCACCTACTCTTGAGCTTGCTCAATCACCTTGCTTCAGATCACCAGCAAGTTTCCTGACCCTGGAAGAGCGCACCAGATTCACCTACGAAAGGGCAAAGAAGATTT GCTTGGCGGTGGACGACATTCTAACGCTCAGTCCGAAGTTCTGGAAGCTGCAGACAGAACCAATCGCCGCAGTGGACGGTGGAGCTTTGACTTTGATTAGTATTCAGTATAATCTGTTCATAGACACCGTGGCCCCATTCGCAGCAAGCCGGCCGGACCTTCAATGGATCCTCCAGCGCGCGTTGAGCTTTGATATCTC GGCTGACTCGAAGGATGGCCTTAGAGCGCAGTTTATGCTCACGGAGGTCGGCCATGGATTAGATGCGCGCAACTTGAAGACAACTGCGACACTCCTTCCAGACGGTAGCTTCGAGCTCCACAGCCCTTCCTGGGCCGCTGCGAA GTTTATGCCACCGACGACACCACGAAGCGGGCTTCCAGTCGTTGCCGTTGTCATCGCCCGACTGATAGTGGGTGGCGAGAACTATGGGGTCCGTCCGTTCCTAGTTCCCTTGGGAGACGGCCACGAGAT GGCCCTACCTCCCCGCGCAGGTGCTCATCCTGTCGACCACGcgctcatcctcttcaagcgGGTCGTGCTGCCCAACTCAGCCCTCCTGGGGAGCCTTGAAAAACCACGAAACGAACGGGATCACTTTTTTGCCACGATCCACCGCGTCTCAGCTGGGACGGTATTTCTGTCCGGTGCTTCCACCCCTGCCCTCCAACTTGCAGTGTATAATGCAGCTCAATTCAGTCTGCGACGGAGGGTCACGGGCCACGACGGAAACCCAATGGCCGTCATAAAGTTCTGCACCCAGCACCTCCCTATTCTCCATGCAATCGCGCAGTACCGTGTGCTTCAGGCGTTCCTCGTAGAAGCGGCGACTACTTTCCGGAATAGAAAGGTCGATCCGCGCGTACGCCACGCCATCGCAACTGTTTCTAAGGCTGTTGCGTTGCAGCACTTTCAGAAGAGCATCAAAGCCTTGAATGACGAATGTGGTTGGCATGGATATTGCGGGCATAATCAAATCCTACAATTGGAG CTGGAATTCCGAGCAGTAGGAACTGCAGAAGGGGACATCAGGGTCCTCGCCATCC GACTCGCGAGCGAGCTCCTAATCGGCCGCTATCAGCTCCCGTCTCCCAGAGATCCCAACAGCGCCGTTGCTCGGCACGAAGCCGCACTCTTGACAGAGGCAAAATATCGTCTGATAGAATTTGGCGGCGTGCACCGAAGCGAAGACTTCAACCGCAATATTCTCCCGCTCTCGCTTCCGATGATCCAGGCCATCGGTCATCGAATGGCGCTTGAAGCAGCGAAGGACGCAAACATTGACTCCAATCTCTGCGCCCTCTACGAAAGTGGTGTTATTCTGGAAGACTCCGCATGGTACACAGAGCAGGGAGGCATCAGCCGGAGAGTCCAGAGGGAGATGGAAGCCCAGGCCGCAGATACCTTACTTCCAGACCTGGAAAGGCTGGTGTATGAGACAGGAGCGGGGCCATACAGCAGTGCACCTATGACTTCTGAGCGGCTGTGGAACACGTTCGTATCAGAGCTGGAGACTTATTCTGGCGAGGCATTCCTTAACATTGGTGCTTCTCCTGTTCAAGCAAACCTATAG
- a CDS encoding carbon-nitrogen hydrolase family protein translates to MTKVRVGAVQAEPVWNDLQGSVAKTIKLIKEAGEKGINVLGFPEVWIPGYLWSMWTNSPIDNVQLLHEYMANSLVRNSPEMDAIRAAVREAGIFIVLGYSERDAGSIYMAQSFISPEGEIVHHRRKLKPTHVERSIWGDSQADSLKTVVDSPFGKIGGLNCWEHLQPLLRYYEYEQGVQIHVASWPAMFPMTKSVPWGFCATGDGSKLASQFMAIEGQTFVLACTQILTKENLAKQNLVEEGIIQVPGGGFAMIFGPDGSPLVEAPPPGVECVLQADIDLQNIDYAKAIADPVGHYSRPDLLQLRVNKTAAKCVVDME, encoded by the exons ATGACCAAAGTCCGTGTGGGAGCTGTCCAGGCCGAACCCGTCTGGAATGACCTCCAAGGGAGTGTCGCCAAGACAATCAAACTCATCAAGGAGGCCGGCGAGAAAGGAATCAATGTTCTCGGCTTCCCCGAGGTTTGGATTCCGGGATATTTATG GTCAATGTGGACGAACAGCCCAATTGACAATGTCCAACTCCTCCATGAATACATGGCCAATTCCCTCGTCCGTAACTCGCCCGAAATGGACGCCATCAGAGCCGCCGTCCGAGAAGCCGGAATCTTCATTGTCCTGGGCTACAGCGAGCGCGATGCGGGCAGCATCTACATGGCCCAGTCGTTCATCTCCCCAGAAGGCGAGATCGTGCATCACCGCCGCAAGCTCAAGCCCACGCATGTGGAGCGGAGTATCTGGGGCGACTCACAGGCCGACTCGCTGAAGACGGTCGTCGACAGCCCCTTTGGCAAGATCGGCGGCTTGAACTGCTGGGAACATCTTCAGCCCCTGTTGCGGTACTATGAGTACGAACAGGGTGTGCAGATCCACGTCGCGTCTTGGCCGGCCATGTTCCCCATGACCAAGAGTGTGCCATGGGGATTCTGTGCTACCGGCGACGGTTCAAAGTTGGCGAGTCAGTTCATGGCTATCGAGGGACAGACCTTCGTGCTTGCATGTACGCAGATCCTCACCAAGGAAAATCTAGCCAAGCAGAATCTGGTAGAGGAGGGAATTATCCAGGTG CCCGGCGGTGGTTTCGCAATGATCTTCGGACCCGACGGTAGTCCGCTGGTAGAAGCGCCCCCTCCCGGCGTGGAGTGCGTCCTCCAGGCGGATATCGACTTGCAAAACATTGATTATGCCAAGGCGATAGCTGATCCGGTAGGTCATTACTCACGACCGGATCTGCTTCAATTGAGGGTCAACAAAACCGCTGCCAAGTGCGTTGTTGACATGGAGTAA
- a CDS encoding sulfurtransferase, which produces MTSPFSSTLVSPAEFHAAVNSPTNTRRIVPVAAGRRTVHTPAYHAQHIPNSVFFDMDLIRDTTSPYPQMLPTAAHFASCVAALGITKDDVLVIYDAVDVGIYSSPRVAWMFRFFGHQAAHVLNNFRVYVQLGYPVATGEMRPLPSVGEYRVSPPDSDRVIAFEELRELVLGGGEGFQIVDSRIAGRFSGEEDEAVAGLSSGHMPRAVNVPLAAMLEEGSSTFLPVEKLAEVFKRAGVDGRVPLVLTCNSGVTAAALDLALGETGFKNARRIYDGSWMEWARRVDRPELIVKDVH; this is translated from the exons ATGACAAGCCCATTCTCAAGTACGCTGGTCTCGCCGGCCGAATTCCACGCCGCCGTGAACTCACCCACAAACACCCGACGGATCGTCCCCGTAGCCGCCGGCCGGCGCACAGTACACACCCCCGCCTATCATGCCCAGCATATCCCCAACTCCGT CTTCTTCGACATGGATCTCATCAGAGATACCACCTCGCCATACCCCCAGATGCTTCCCACCGCCGCACACTTCGCGTCCTGCGTAGCAGCCCTCGGCATCACCAAGGACGACGTGCTGGTTATCTACGACGCCGTAGACGTTGGGATCTACAGCTCGCCGCGCGTGGCGTGGATGTTTCGCTTCTTCGGCCACCAGGCCGCGCATGTCTTGAACAATTTCCGGGTGTATGTGCAGCTGGGCTACCCCGTTGCCACTGGCGAGATGCGTCCTCTCCCGTCTGTGGGCGAGTATCGCGTTTCTCCACCGGACAGCGACCGGGTGATTGCCTTTGAGGAGTTGAGGGAGCTGGTTTTGGGTGGTGGCGAGGGATTCCAGATTGTGGACTCGCGGATTGCGGGGCGGTTTAgcggcgaggaagacgaggcgGTCGCCGGGCTGAGTTCGGGGCATATGCCGCGGGCGGTGAATGTACCGTTGGCGGcgatgctggaagaagggTCGAGTACGTTTTTGCCGgtggagaagctggctgaggTGTTTAAGAGGGCGGGGGTGGATGGGCGAGTGCCGTTGGTGTTGACCTGCAATTCGGGGGTGACGGCTGCAGCGCTGGATTTGGCACTAGGTGAGACGGGTTTCAAAAATGCAAGGCGGATCTACGATGGGAGTTGGATGGAGTGGGCAAGGAGGGTGGATCGGCCGGAGTTGATTGTTAAGGATGTGCATTGA
- a CDS encoding alpha/beta hydrolase: MQVRAGLSIDNSLFCLSMKYFALSSTLMMANLYLLAVVFSLVAVAVETPHRRTYFYVGGNYTLNNDGEHIITNQMYVERLTPVDGPRRQYPIVFIHGADQTATNWLNKPDGDEGWASYSLSQGYECYLLDHTSRGRSPWYSRNGQLRKYSAEHLQKYFTDTAKYNLWPQASLHTQWPGTGVMGDPIFDSYYASTVPSLAENAAQEASMQPAGAALLDAIGKPVILVAHSQGGAMAWVTADRKPDLVHSIVSIEPSGPPFQNAIFGSGPARPYGLTDIPITYSPPVTDPDADFVKQTITSNSSAISDCVIQADDPPPRQLANLSKIRTLVVTAEASYHATHDWCTARFLKQAGVPTKHLQLREVGIHGNGHMMFLEKNSDQVVRAIHNWIEDSTSS, encoded by the exons ATGCAAGTGCGGGCGGGGCTGAGCATAGACAACtccctcttctgcctctcAATGAAATATTTCGCCCTTTCATCCACCCTCATGATGGCAAACCTTTATCTTCTAGCGGTCGTATTTTCTCTGGTTGCGGTTGCGGTCGAAACACCACATCGCCGGACATACTTCTATGTAGGAGGCAACTACACCCTCAACAATGATGGAGAacacatcatcaccaaccaGATGTACGTCGAACGACTTACTCCTGTCGACGGCCCACGTAGACAGTATCCGATTGTATTTATCCATGGAGCCGACCAAACAGCAACG AACTGGCTGAACAAACCCGACGGAGACGAAGGATGGGCGTCTTACTCTCTCTCGCAAGGCTACGAATGCTATTTGCTTGATCACACCTCCCGTGGCAGGAGTCCGTGGTATTCCCGAAATGGACAGCTGAGGAAATACAGCGCCGAGCATCTGCAAAAGTACTTTACGGACACGGCAAAATACAACCTCTGGCCACAGGCGAGTCTTCACACCCAATGGCCCGGAACCGGTGTGATGGGCGATCCGATTTTCGATTCGTACTATGCGTCGACGGTTCCTTCGCTTGCCGAAAACGCTGCTCAAGAGGCCTCCATGCAGCCTGCGGGCGCTGCTTTGTTAGACGCCATCGGCAAGCCGGTGATACTTGTCGCTCACTCCCAGGGAGGAGCAATGGCGTGGGTTACGGCAGATCGGAAACCGGATCTGGTGCATTCCATCGTATCAATTGAGCCATCCGGGCCTCCATTCCAGAATGCAATTTTTGGGAGTGGACCAGCCCGTCCCTACGGATTGACTGATATACCGATCACTTATTCGCCGCCAGTGACTGATCCAGACGCGGACTTTGTTAAGCAGACGATCACATCCAACTCCAGTGCAATATCAGACTGTGTGATCCAGGCTGACGACCCTCCCCCCCGACAGCTCGCCAACCTGTCTAAAATTCGGACTTTGGTCGTTACAGCCGAAGCATCATATCATGCGACACACGACTGGTGCACTGCTCGATTTCTCAAACAAGCTGGAGTTCCAACAAAGCACCTGCAGCTACGGGAGGTCGGCATCCATGGTAACGGACATATGAtgttcctggagaagaacagCGACCAAGTGGTCAGAGCGATACACAATTGGATCGAGGATTCAACATCTTCATGA
- a CDS encoding Zn(II)2Cys6 transcription factor, with translation MGGVRGKSQGCGTCRARKIACGQERPRCSQCLKSNRQCTGYQRDKVFVLVQPDAKESARTTRQDVAKIGPNHFDQGPGLEIIMSCNIRQQLLDAFIRRCLHHPRFRTRSWYRPWLFLLPDISTRSKALEFSTLAISSAAIGRKFNDSRLVHQSLRAYTRALREMQKALWGGSLIREDETLAACLVLSLYELLECPDNGADAYQNHCQGYLSLVKARGMDAHTDGIGHDLFVGVRLQGILHAIGHRVPNFICEPAWCRDPWVSRPKRMADRIADCLARMPSILQRYDRLSSLHRKEILDSTYGLVQECLRIDQTLQDIYEDLRLQAEGPLYWPVLSPSFKNSVQGQGWFPVIYDFPDLRTATLLMLYWASRAMLWATLSNLHDVIKLQGVHGSTPAFVEVTSEKHDPSPSNDKEISSERNSPPLHDGQIYLRMARNVCQSLEYCLQEDMSLLGILAASIPVIITVWAIRYRHNDEAELAWLMNASQKMRQGLRMWTYI, from the exons ATGGGCGGCGTACGAGGAAAGTCTCAAGGGTGCGGAACCTGTCGAGCACGTAAAATCGCG TGCGGACAAGAAAGACCTCGCTGCAGCCAATGCCTCAAATCCAACCGCCAATGCACAGGCTACCAGCGCGACAAAGTGTTCGTCCTGGTTCAACCCGACGCCAAAGAATCCGCCCGCACAACCCGCCAGGATGTCGCAAAGATCGGTCCAAATCACTTCGACCAGGGTCCTGGACTTGAGATCATCATGAGCTGCAATATTCGTCAGCAACTCCTGGACGCCTTCATCCGGCGCTGCCTCCATCATCCGCGGTTCCGTACACGCAGCTGGTATAGACCgtggctcttcctcctccctgaCATTTCCACCCGATCCAAGGCCCTGGAATTCTCGACCTTGGCGATTTCCTCGGCTGCCATCGGTCGCAAATTTAACGACAGCCGACTCGTTCATCAGAGTCTAAGGGCATACACGAGGGCCCTTCGTGAAATGCAGAAAGCACTCTGGGGTGGCTCTCTGATACGTGAGGATGAGACGCTGGCGGCGTGCTTGGTGCTGAGCTTGTATGAGCTTCTGGAGTGTCCGGATAACGGGGCTGATGCGTATCAGAACCACTGCCAAGGATACCTGTCGCTGGTCAAGGCGCGTGGGATGGATGCTCATACGGATGGGATCGGGCATGATCTTTTCGTGGGTGTGAGATTACAGGGG ATCCTTCACGCAATTGGCCACCGCGTGCCCAATTTCATTTGCGAACCAGCCTGGTGCCGGGATCCGTGGGTCTCGCGACCGAAACGAATGGCCGACCGCATTGCGGATTGTCTTGCCCGCATGCCGTCCATTCTCCAGCGATATGACCGGTTGTCGTCTCTCCACCGgaaggagattctggatTCAACATACGGACTTGTACAGGAATGTCTGAGGATCGATCAGACTTTACAAGACATCTACGAGGACCTTCGGCTTCAGGCAGAGGGTCCATTGTACTGGCCGGTTCTCTCGCCGTCGTTTAAAAACAGTGTCCAGGGCCAAGGCTGGTTTCCTGTGATATACGATTTTCCCGATCTGAGGACTGCAACGTTGTTGATGCTGTATTGGGCCTCGAGGGCTATGCTGTGGGCTACGCTGAGCAACCTGCACGACGTCATCAAGTTACAGGGGGTGCATGGCAGCACTCCCGCCTTCGTTGAAGTAACCAGTGAGAAACATGACCCCAGTCCAAGCAATGACAAAGAAATCTCAAGTGAACGAAATTCCCCACCTCTGCATGACGGGCAAATCTACTTGAGAATGGCACGCAACGTTTGCCAGTCCCTGGAGTACTGCCTGCAGGAAGACATGTCACTTCTGGGGATCCTGGCCGCGTCAATACCCGTAATCATCACAGTATGGGCTATTCGGTATCGGCACAATGACGAAGCCGAGTTGGCCTGGTTGATGAACGCATCACAGAAAATGCGTCAGGGGCTGCGAATGTGGACATACATTTGA